Genomic DNA from Candidatus Latescibacter sp.:
GATTGATTAGTGGTAACATTTACTACTGCAATGAAACCAATTGGTTGGGGAATTCAATTTAGTTGCTATCGTATAACGGAATCGCTATCGTCTGAGCAAACACTCAATTGGAAAACGCTCCGCGTTTACCACATTACCACAGCACTACTACGACAGATTGATATTTTTAAATTGGAAATTTTTATGAAACAGATTATGTTCAAAAGGATGTGTTTTGCGGGGACCATCCGGCATCCGTGAGATTTTTGGAGAGCGTCGCTTCGCTCCGATTACAAAGTGCCGGAAAAATCGGAGTCAGGAGCCGGGATGAAAGAGATACCCTCGCAAAGTAAGCAGAGAAAAAGTAAAATTTTGACAGGAGATACCTTTATGGAACGACGTGAATTCATGAAAAAGGCCGCGCTGGGCGGAGCGGCGTTGGCCGGATGCGAACTCGTAAAACTGGCCATGCCGGTCGATGCGGGCGCTTATGCTTCCGGGGGCGGGATCGGCATCGAAGAGATTATGGACAGGATTGAGGCGGGAAAGGCCAAAAACCTGACCCCCCAGATTCGCCCGGAGATACTCGCCAAACCCCGCGCGGTTTTTCTTATCCAGACACGAGTGCGCGCCACCCCGAACTGGCGGGGATTCTTTAACGACGCCCGCCCGGAGCTGATGGAAATCGGGAAAAGGACGGTTTCCGATCTTTTTGTCAAAGGCGCCCAAAAGGGCGGCTCAACCATGGTCAAACCGAACTTCACCAACATGTACTTGCCCGACGGAACCCACAATCCTGCATGCGGGATGATAACCTCGCCGGATTTTGTGGCCGGTTTCATCCTTGGCATGCGCGAGCTCGGAAACACCAACATCGTCACCGGAGACCGCGGCTCCGGTGCCCTGAACCACCGTCAGGCGGGAATCTACACCATCATGGATCAGTACAATATCCCGGTCATCGAGCCAATGTACGAAAAGTTCGCCCACTATACCAAAAAAGAGCTTAACTGGCACAAGGTCCCCAATCCGGTTGTCTGGAAAAACATTCCCACCTACCGTCCCATCGGCGACCCGGACAATTTTTTCATCAACATGCCCAAGCTCAAGAATCACAACCTGGGACTCACCACCCTTTCCATCAAGAATCTCCAAGGCGCGGTGCCCACCGGATACGGCCACTACTGCAACCGGTGGTCGGACCTGGAAAATCTGATGAAGCGTTCGTACATGGGCAACTTCGCCCGTGATTTTGTCAAGAACTATTACGAGAATGTTGAAGCGGCATTCCTGAAACACCGCGCCGCCGGATTCAAATACTGGGATTACGAGCAGCTTTACCCGAAATATGAAGCCAAAGGCGGCTGGCAGGCGTTCAGGAAGGTAAAGGATGACCCGAAAAAGCTGTCAGAATTCACAAAAGACCTGGGGGGCAGCCTGATGTGGGACGAAATTTGGACCCAGCGCGCGCTCGATTCGGCGCGTGCGATCAAGCCCTCAATAAATATAGTCGAGGGAGTTATCGGCCGTGACGGCTCCGGGTTCGACACCGGTCAGGACCAGATCTGCAACATTATCATAGCCGGACTTTCCACAGTCGAGGTGGATTCTGTGGCCTCCTGGATTATGGGCCACGATCCGAGCATCCTGCCCTATACCCGTGTCGCCAAAGAGCTGGGCATGGGCGAGTGCGACATCAATAAAATCGAGATGTACTGGATCGACCGCGGCAAGATCGCTCCGGTTAAGAATGTTTCAGAAATCCGGCGGTACAGGCTGGGAGTGAACCTTCACACCTGGGCGGAAACCGGGAAACGGCTTTTCTGGGATTGAATCTTGTAAATCTTGTTAATCCTGTCTAATTTTTGAACATACTTTTTCAAGGAACCATTCTCTATGCCAATCGGAACGGTAAAAATCGGGAATCTCACGGTAAGCAGGCTCATCGTAGGGGGAAATCCTTTCAGCGCGGTTTCACACCAGACTCTGGAAATGGACCTGGCCATGAAACGGTATTTCACCGCGGATCGTATAAAGAAAACATGGCGCTCGGCGGAAGAGCTCGGCATCACCACATTCATAGGCCGCGCGGACCGTCACATCACACGCCTGCTCTTCGAATACCACAACGAAGGGGGGAAAATCCAGTGGATCGCGCAGACCTGCCCGGAGATGAAAAGCACCGCCAGGAGCGTTGAAGACGCACTGAGCGAGGGGGCGAAAGCCTGCTACATCCACGGCGGCGTGATGGACAACCTTTATACCAACAACGCGCTGGGCGAAATCCCCGGAGTCATCAAGATGATCAAGGAGGCCGGGGTTC
This window encodes:
- a CDS encoding DUF362 domain-containing protein, which codes for MERREFMKKAALGGAALAGCELVKLAMPVDAGAYASGGGIGIEEIMDRIEAGKAKNLTPQIRPEILAKPRAVFLIQTRVRATPNWRGFFNDARPELMEIGKRTVSDLFVKGAQKGGSTMVKPNFTNMYLPDGTHNPACGMITSPDFVAGFILGMRELGNTNIVTGDRGSGALNHRQAGIYTIMDQYNIPVIEPMYEKFAHYTKKELNWHKVPNPVVWKNIPTYRPIGDPDNFFINMPKLKNHNLGLTTLSIKNLQGAVPTGYGHYCNRWSDLENLMKRSYMGNFARDFVKNYYENVEAAFLKHRAAGFKYWDYEQLYPKYEAKGGWQAFRKVKDDPKKLSEFTKDLGGSLMWDEIWTQRALDSARAIKPSINIVEGVIGRDGSGFDTGQDQICNIIIAGLSTVEVDSVASWIMGHDPSILPYTRVAKELGMGECDINKIEMYWIDRGKIAPVKNVSEIRRYRLGVNLHTWAETGKRLFWD